CTTTTTTTACAAATGTTAAAACTTCTGGTTTTTGAGCTGCGTAAGGGTGGTTTTCACCAACAAATACGTGTAATGCTCTAAATTGATTTCTTCCTTGTACATTTTTTGGTAACATCAAACGAATTGAACGTTCTAAAATTTTAGTTGCGTCTAATTCTCTTTGAACTGCTACTGTTCTTCTTCTTAGTCCACCTGGGTGCATTGAGTGGTGGTAGTATGTTTTATCTGATTCTTTTTTACCAGTAAATAATACTTTCTCAGCGTTAATGATGATAACGTGATCACCATTATTCATGTGAGGTGTAAAGTCAACTTTGTGTTTTCCTCTTAAGATTCTAGCTACTTCTGTAGATAATCTCCCCACATTTTGCCCTGCTGCATCAACGATATATCAATTCTTTTT
This region of Mesoplasma melaleucae genomic DNA includes:
- the rplM gene encoding 50S ribosomal protein L13 codes for the protein MKQTTLIAAKDIKKNWYIVDAAGQNVGRLSTEVARILRGKHKVDFTPHMNNGDHVIIINAEKVLFTGKKESDKTYYHHSMHPGGLRRRTVAVQRELDATKILERSIRLMLPKNVQGRNQFRALHVFVGENHPYAAQKPEVLTFVKKGDNK